The Pseudanabaena sp. ABRG5-3 genome includes the window TTAATAAAGTTTTGAAGATTTCAATTTGCCATAGGCAAATTGAAATCTTCAAAACTTTATTGGGCTTAATTTTGGTGTTTACACTGTGGAGTTTATGAACTTCTTTAAACAGATTAAAGAAATAGCTAAGGCAAATACGCTCAAAAATGCTCCATAAATAACAGGAATTTCTCCTAGTGCAATGGCAACACTTGCAAAAATTGCGGTTGCTAAACCACTGCCGCCAAAATATAACCCTGTACCAAAGCCCGCTTGATTTGGCGGAACCATCGCTAAGGCTAAGGGAATTGTATTAGTTAAAACTAAACCTAGCGCGATAGAAGCGATCGCACTTATCAATATTAAATAAATTCCATTTTCGCTCAGTAAGCAAAGCGTAAGACAGCCAGCAATTATGGTTAATCCCCAGCCCATGCCAAAGGCTGCCTTCTGTCTACCAAATAGCGATCGCAAAGGTAATGTCGCCAAACCAGCAATTAACAGAATTCCTGATTGAGAATATTCCACTGCAAGATGATCAATTGCTGCAAAAAGATGATGGGGGAGGATATGGAGTAGTAAATTAATTTCTAAGCCAGAGCCTAGACCAACGGCAAAGGGCAAGCTGTAGGCGATCACCGAATTTGGCGTTAAATTTGCGATGGTAGGTTCGGGACTTGTTGTCGTAGCTAAATGTCTGGGCATGGATGACCATAGCAGCACTGAACCAATTAAAAGCGCGATCGCTCCCAAAATAAAAGTGAGGGAAGCACCAAGCTGTTTGAGGATGAGTCCTAATATGGGACTGGTGGCGCTCGTAACTGCCAAAACGAGAGCTAAAACGGAATTAGCTTGAGGTAGTTGACTCGTTGGCGCAAATCCTTGAAGTAAAGCGATCGCGGGTCCACGAAAGATAATCATGGCGATTACCCAAATTGTCATCATTACTGGCACAATCCAACGCAGGTGCTCCGCAAGCTGCACTTCGACTAACCAAGAAACAATCACAAAGATTAGCCCTGCAAGGGTCACACCCACAACAACCTGTGGCAAACGACTCCCAAATCGACCAAGAAGGTGATCGGAAAACCAGCCGACAATTGGTTCCACAATTGCGCCTAGTAATCCCTGAAGAATGCCTAGCCATGATGCTAAATCCACAAATCCAATCTTTGCCAAAATTCTCGGCTGATAAAATCCGTAAGCAATCCAGCTAAAGGTAATTGCAGCTAATAGGGCTGCGAGTCCCCAGACTTGTCGCCAAAGAATTTTAGTCGGAGGACTTGGGAAAGCAGTAGTTTGCAGCATTAGTCGCGATATTTATAATTAGTAAAATCTTTGGGAAGTATTGCTTTGCAATACTTCCCAAGTTTTATTTAAACTTTAAGAATCCAATCATTGCGAGTATCTTTGCTCACAAAAGCGGCAGGAACAACATTCAGTGAAACACCTAGAGATTGGAATGCGGCACGAATTACTGTGGCATGGGAAGCTTCAGTAGAACCAATACTTGCGCCTGCGATGATGAGATCGGGATTCTTGAGAGTAGCCACTTCTCGACCATAGGCGATCGCAGCATCGACCTCTAGCGCAAGGGCAAGCTTCGCAATATTCACATCGGAATCTAAATTCCCCTCACCTCTCTCAATGTAGGGAGTAACGGTTTTCAGATATTCCATCTTCGCAGTTACAGGTGTACCACCTAGCTGCTTCACAACACTCGCGAGTAAGTCACGATGGGCTTTGTGATCGGATTGGTTCGCTAAAGCGATCGCCAAAACTGCCTTACCCACGTTGCTATCAGTGAGTTTGCCTGCGGCAAATCCATAAGCCCAAATTGCTTGATGTTCATAAAATAAAGCCTTATTAAGTACCTTGATGTCATTAGCCACATCACCCTTAGGTTGCGCCATCACCGCAGGAACAACTGCGGTACTAGCCGCAATTCCCATTGCTCCAAATAACCCAGCTTTAATTAATTCGCGGCGCGAAGCGGAACGAGAAGATCTTTCTGTTCTAGACATGGTTTTCACCAGATAATATATAGTTAAAAAATCAGTTGTAGCTAGTCAGCGAGGGTTTTGAGTTTTCTTTTGCCTATGGCAAAAAAAGCTCTTAGAGATGATTGAAAATCGCTGATTCAAATAGGAATACGAAGAGGATCTGATCTTGGATTCATGCGATCGCAAATTTCTTAAAATAGACAGTGAAAGCAAGCGAGATGAACTTACCCTCATTAGTCGCATTGCTGAACAGGATCAAGCCGCCCTATCGTTACTCTACGATCGCTATGCCAAAGTGATTTATACGATTGCCTATAAAATTCTTAATTCTTCAGAGGAATCCGAAGAGATCGTTTTAGACGTATTTACTCAAGTATGGAGAATTGCCAAAAACTACAATTTCCAAAAAGGTAGAGTAGACACATGGCTCTTCATGCTTACGCGCAGCCGCGCTTTGGATCGTTTACGCAGTCATACAAGGTTTGACAAAGCAGTGGCAGCTTCTGAAGATGCCCTCAAGATACATTCACACACCGATAGTCCTGAAGAAGATGTTTTGCTGCAAGAGCGAAGATCCTATGTTAAAAATTGTTTAGCGGAACTCCCCCAAGAACAACGTTTAGTTTTAGAACTTGCCTACTTTAGCGGACTTAGCCATAGT containing:
- a CDS encoding MFS transporter, giving the protein MLQTTAFPSPPTKILWRQVWGLAALLAAITFSWIAYGFYQPRILAKIGFVDLASWLGILQGLLGAIVEPIVGWFSDHLLGRFGSRLPQVVVGVTLAGLIFVIVSWLVEVQLAEHLRWIVPVMMTIWVIAMIIFRGPAIALLQGFAPTSQLPQANSVLALVLAVTSATSPILGLILKQLGASLTFILGAIALLIGSVLLWSSMPRHLATTTSPEPTIANLTPNSVIAYSLPFAVGLGSGLEINLLLHILPHHLFAAIDHLAVEYSQSGILLIAGLATLPLRSLFGRQKAAFGMGWGLTIIAGCLTLCLLSENGIYLILISAIASIALGLVLTNTIPLALAMVPPNQAGFGTGLYFGGSGLATAIFASVAIALGEIPVIYGAFLSVFALAISLICLKKFINSTV
- a CDS encoding ferritin-like domain-containing protein; this encodes MSRTERSSRSASRRELIKAGLFGAMGIAASTAVVPAVMAQPKGDVANDIKVLNKALFYEHQAIWAYGFAAGKLTDSNVGKAVLAIALANQSDHKAHRDLLASVVKQLGGTPVTAKMEYLKTVTPYIERGEGNLDSDVNIAKLALALEVDAAIAYGREVATLKNPDLIIAGASIGSTEASHATVIRAAFQSLGVSLNVVPAAFVSKDTRNDWILKV
- a CDS encoding sigma-70 family RNA polymerase sigma factor gives rise to the protein MDSCDRKFLKIDSESKRDELTLISRIAEQDQAALSLLYDRYAKVIYTIAYKILNSSEESEEIVLDVFTQVWRIAKNYNFQKGRVDTWLFMLTRSRALDRLRSHTRFDKAVAASEDALKIHSHTDSPEEDVLLQERRSYVKNCLAELPQEQRLVLELAYFSGLSHSEIAAKTGISLGTVKTRIRLGLKKLREAIGDEWFSF